The Paenibacillus sp. FSL R7-0204 genome includes a region encoding these proteins:
- a CDS encoding DoxX family protein, with amino-acid sequence MIPFYALIASFLLFRGVGLLGLQYWNDWQTALQWAIAVMLLLGASAHWGRRRPDLVRMVPPVFPGKEWIVTVTGMLEITGAIGLLLPAVSLAAAVCLVVLLTAMLPANIYAARNQLMIGGKPVPKLPVRLAIELVFIAAVLLASPLI; translated from the coding sequence ATGATTCCTTTTTATGCGCTCATCGCATCCTTTCTGCTGTTCCGGGGAGTGGGTCTGCTGGGCCTCCAGTATTGGAATGACTGGCAAACCGCCCTTCAATGGGCCATAGCTGTGATGCTGCTGCTCGGAGCTTCGGCTCACTGGGGACGGCGGCGGCCGGATTTAGTCAGAATGGTGCCGCCTGTTTTCCCGGGGAAGGAATGGATTGTGACGGTTACCGGAATGCTGGAGATTACCGGGGCTATTGGATTATTGCTGCCTGCTGTTTCCTTGGCGGCCGCAGTGTGTCTGGTTGTGCTGCTGACCGCCATGCTCCCCGCCAATATCTATGCTGCCCGCAATCAATTGATGATTGGCGGCAAGCCGGTCCCGAAATTGCCGGTACGTCTAGCGATTGAGCTTGTTTTTATAGCGGCGGTACTGCTGGCTTCTCCGTTGATCTAA
- a CDS encoding TetR/AcrR family transcriptional regulator, whose protein sequence is MKNADRRKQTIRQLLEATKELLRDKSCHAITLKDIMERSQLSKGAIFHYVKSKDEIFAWVLEERLDAVNDRFEEEVAGRLDKAFEGPMLAIARSLAGLEDSHEATNKVLLYLLGKENEPAVAEVLKQFHERSVSVSRQWISTGQKYGVIKETVNPDETAELFVLLSLGLRVRASMRPSDESLSAREVSEFMAGILKNEDEALSSDRRGEVK, encoded by the coding sequence GTGAAGAATGCAGACCGCCGCAAGCAGACAATCCGGCAGCTGTTGGAGGCTACCAAGGAGCTGCTACGGGACAAAAGCTGTCACGCCATTACTTTGAAGGACATCATGGAGCGGTCGCAATTGTCGAAGGGGGCGATCTTTCATTATGTGAAAAGCAAGGATGAGATTTTTGCCTGGGTCCTGGAGGAGCGGCTTGATGCTGTGAATGATCGTTTCGAGGAGGAAGTGGCAGGCAGACTGGACAAAGCCTTCGAGGGGCCGATGCTGGCGATCGCAAGAAGTCTGGCCGGTCTTGAGGACAGCCATGAAGCGACTAATAAGGTGCTTCTATACCTGCTGGGCAAGGAGAATGAGCCGGCGGTAGCGGAGGTGCTTAAGCAATTTCATGAGCGGTCGGTATCCGTATCCAGACAATGGATTAGCACGGGACAGAAATATGGAGTGATCAAAGAAACAGTGAATCCTGATGAGACGGCGGAGCTGTTCGTTCTGTTGTCACTGGGTCTGCGGGTGCGGGCCTCCATGCGTCCCTCTGACGAGTCCCTTTCTGCAAGAGAGGTATCTGAGTTCATGGCTGGTATTCTGAAGAATGAAGATGAAGCATTATCAAGTGATAGAAGGGGAGAGGTTAAATGA
- a CDS encoding IS1096 element passenger TnpR family protein, whose product MTKIDQARLFKVTLSDWNGAVRGRPTRKIAISAKASLYDLAAVTIESFDFDLDHAFGFYDNLTNWARSEEGYESFADAGAGSKFPGVQKAKISKVFHSPKQKMLLLFDYGDEWRMIVQYLGETEVKPGQKLPMITKSKDEAPEQYGDFEEEEYEEDEQM is encoded by the coding sequence ATGACTAAGATTGATCAAGCCAGATTATTTAAAGTGACCTTGAGCGATTGGAACGGTGCGGTGCGTGGACGGCCTACCCGGAAGATTGCTATTTCTGCAAAGGCATCGTTGTACGATCTTGCGGCAGTTACGATTGAATCTTTTGATTTTGATCTGGATCATGCCTTTGGGTTCTATGATAACCTCACAAATTGGGCACGCTCTGAGGAAGGCTATGAATCATTTGCAGATGCGGGTGCGGGGAGTAAGTTTCCTGGAGTGCAAAAAGCGAAAATCAGTAAAGTCTTTCATTCGCCTAAACAAAAGATGCTGCTCTTATTTGATTATGGTGATGAGTGGAGAATGATTGTTCAATACCTGGGCGAAACAGAAGTGAAGCCGGGACAGAAGCTGCCCATGATTACGAAGAGTAAGGACGAGGCGCCTGAACAGTATGGTGATTTTGAAGAGGAAGAGTACGAAGAGGATGAGCAGATGTAA
- a CDS encoding PIN domain-containing protein has product MSFACQAKEDKMNMYFSVISECEVFSGLNIELRLKGIKLFNSRRCLDVTSLIAQKAGDLKREQRAIGRKLKTPDALIIATAIEYHLGLVSRDHDMSFVGDEYGIPLINP; this is encoded by the coding sequence ATGTCTTTTGCCTGTCAAGCCAAAGAAGACAAAATGAATATGTATTTTTCAGTCATTAGTGAATGTGAGGTATTCAGTGGCTTAAACATTGAATTACGTTTGAAAGGAATTAAATTATTTAATTCGCGGAGATGTCTTGATGTTACCTCGCTAATTGCACAAAAAGCTGGGGATTTAAAAAGAGAACAGCGGGCGATAGGGCGAAAACTCAAAACCCCTGATGCTTTAATTATTGCAACTGCAATAGAGTATCATCTTGGATTAGTTTCGCGTGATCATGATATGAGCTTTGTTGGAGATGAGTATGGCATTCCTCTTATTAATCCTTAA
- a CDS encoding FAD-dependent oxidoreductase, which translates to MQKKHWGYKGFLLAMITMLVISLTGCSSSANKGTEVTPQNVEKQAAAAATSQMAGAAPSAQGTALSFKPGKYTAKGNGKNGPIEVETEFTETAIKNVKVLSQSETEGIAQGPLKIVPEKIVSEQTLAIDAVSGASMTTKGILDAVEDCAKQAGGDLTVLKQAKATAENKEVEEITVDVAVVGAGAAGTAAALAAEDSGASVVLLEKTAAPMGAGTMAGGMFAADSQQQKDRKQTVSKQWLYEQYMAASDGYMNSLLVRTIIDEAGKTVDWLNASGAKMTLVDAGTGFAFEHIGMPATLHGYQEGGTVAIKKLIKTFESKSGQVRFSTPVTELLTDSNGAVTGVMAKKEDGSHLKVNAKAVVIATGGFGGNNEMMEKYFGKKFTPGQIATNTGDGIQMAWKAGADEYGMTSTQYFAQIFTPEEIAKLAPINKDWYSLTKFSEYPNLRVNTLGQRFSDETKVTLFAVHGAEIHMQPKETEFLILDSAMLNTIKKKGLAAIEPHFSKWKGNRQFYMEFNEPNDTDVILADENRPTDYTPLLDSMKETGVVHRADSLEALAQKIGVDKDTFLASTKQYNTAIAQGNDPMFFSDTKRLVPLKQGPYYAIKYVGRNLGTLGGVRINEKIEATDSDGRAIPGLYVAGADAGGMYGQAYVDFEGGTLGFAYTSGRLAGIHAAGYSHK; encoded by the coding sequence ATGCAAAAGAAACACTGGGGGTACAAAGGATTTCTGCTGGCTATGATCACTATGCTGGTAATCTCACTCACGGGCTGTAGCAGCTCTGCGAACAAGGGGACAGAAGTAACTCCGCAGAATGTTGAGAAGCAAGCGGCGGCGGCAGCGACAAGTCAAATGGCGGGGGCGGCCCCTTCTGCTCAGGGAACTGCACTCTCCTTCAAGCCGGGGAAATACACAGCCAAGGGCAACGGAAAGAACGGCCCGATCGAGGTTGAAACGGAATTCACCGAGACCGCAATCAAAAACGTTAAGGTGTTGAGCCAGAGTGAAACGGAAGGCATCGCTCAAGGGCCGCTCAAAATTGTTCCCGAAAAAATCGTCAGCGAACAAACCCTGGCCATTGATGCCGTCTCCGGCGCTTCTATGACCACTAAGGGTATTCTGGACGCGGTGGAAGATTGCGCCAAGCAGGCAGGCGGGGATCTGACCGTCCTGAAGCAGGCCAAGGCCACTGCCGAGAATAAGGAAGTAGAGGAGATCACGGTGGATGTAGCCGTGGTAGGTGCCGGTGCGGCTGGTACAGCTGCGGCGCTTGCCGCCGAAGACAGCGGAGCCAGCGTCGTACTGCTGGAGAAGACAGCTGCACCTATGGGAGCCGGCACTATGGCCGGAGGCATGTTCGCAGCCGATTCCCAGCAGCAGAAGGACAGAAAACAAACGGTCAGCAAGCAATGGCTCTATGAGCAGTACATGGCAGCCTCCGATGGCTACATGAACTCGCTGCTGGTCCGCACCATTATTGATGAAGCCGGCAAGACAGTCGACTGGCTGAACGCCAGCGGCGCCAAAATGACCCTGGTGGATGCCGGTACCGGCTTTGCCTTTGAGCATATCGGGATGCCCGCTACACTGCACGGCTACCAGGAGGGCGGCACAGTGGCAATCAAGAAGCTGATCAAAACCTTTGAATCCAAATCGGGACAGGTTCGCTTCAGTACTCCTGTGACTGAGCTGCTGACAGACTCTAACGGTGCGGTAACCGGCGTAATGGCCAAAAAAGAGGATGGTTCTCATCTGAAGGTGAATGCCAAGGCCGTGGTCATTGCGACAGGCGGTTTCGGTGGAAACAACGAGATGATGGAGAAATATTTCGGCAAAAAATTCACTCCGGGACAAATCGCTACGAATACAGGCGACGGAATTCAGATGGCCTGGAAAGCAGGTGCGGATGAATACGGAATGACCTCGACCCAGTATTTTGCGCAAATCTTTACGCCTGAAGAGATCGCTAAGCTAGCCCCAATCAACAAGGATTGGTACAGCCTGACCAAATTCAGCGAGTACCCGAACCTGAGAGTGAACACGCTGGGCCAGCGCTTCTCGGATGAGACCAAGGTTACCCTCTTCGCTGTACACGGCGCTGAGATTCACATGCAGCCCAAAGAGACGGAATTCCTGATTCTGGACTCCGCCATGCTGAACACCATCAAGAAGAAGGGCCTCGCTGCCATCGAGCCGCATTTCTCTAAATGGAAGGGCAACCGGCAATTCTACATGGAATTCAATGAACCGAATGACACGGATGTTATTCTTGCAGACGAGAATAGACCTACGGACTACACCCCTTTGCTGGATTCCATGAAAGAGACCGGTGTTGTCCATAGAGCAGATTCACTGGAGGCGCTGGCTCAGAAGATCGGTGTGGACAAGGATACCTTCCTCGCTTCCACCAAGCAGTACAATACGGCCATTGCCCAGGGCAATGACCCTATGTTCTTCTCCGACACGAAGCGGCTGGTTCCGCTCAAGCAAGGTCCTTATTATGCCATTAAGTATGTCGGACGCAACCTCGGAACGCTGGGCGGCGTACGCATCAATGAGAAGATCGAAGCGACCGATTCGGACGGCCGGGCCATCCCTGGACTTTACGTCGCCGGCGCTGATGCGGGCGGGATGTACGGACAGGCTTATGTTGATTTTGAAGGCGGTACACTTGGCTTTGCCTATACCTCCGGCCGGCTGGCCGGTATCCATGCTGCGGGGTACTCGCATAAGTAA
- a CDS encoding MurR/RpiR family transcriptional regulator: protein MLDILALLECYNTYDQDDIYFDVAKAMLENYNQLQTSSIQEFAESNHISVSTVSRFMRQMYYDNFSSFRMIYDKSPLQYQYDGKYYPAVKEEDIDPVAYGELLAEKIKATTSQLDEQAITSLLSMIETSDEIVFIGIPLHSEIWRLQVELVLLGKKTKAFIDPNYQVNAVDSVNEKSAVISLIYMPQYNLHQVQQLKKAKEKGARTACIAHVRLQGIENIVDLSLQYEGTGTQVDSLLMQVLLNYIGLRLRNKLLLGKR from the coding sequence ATGTTAGATATTCTCGCACTGCTGGAGTGCTATAACACCTATGATCAGGATGATATTTACTTTGATGTTGCCAAAGCTATGCTGGAGAACTATAACCAGCTTCAGACTTCAAGCATACAGGAATTCGCTGAGTCCAACCACATTTCTGTCTCTACGGTCAGCCGCTTCATGCGGCAGATGTATTATGACAACTTCTCAAGCTTCCGGATGATCTATGATAAGTCGCCTCTGCAATATCAATATGACGGCAAATACTATCCTGCAGTGAAGGAAGAGGACATAGATCCGGTAGCCTATGGCGAGCTGCTGGCCGAGAAGATTAAGGCAACCACCAGCCAACTGGATGAACAGGCGATCACTTCGCTGCTGTCCATGATCGAAACCAGTGACGAGATCGTTTTCATCGGCATTCCCTTGCATTCCGAGATATGGCGGTTGCAGGTGGAGCTGGTGCTCCTGGGCAAAAAGACCAAAGCGTTCATCGACCCCAACTATCAAGTCAATGCCGTTGACAGTGTGAACGAAAAGTCGGCGGTCATCAGCTTGATCTATATGCCGCAGTATAATCTTCATCAGGTTCAGCAGTTGAAGAAAGCCAAGGAAAAAGGCGCTCGGACTGCCTGCATAGCTCACGTAAGGCTACAAGGTATAGAGAACATTGTTGACCTGTCGCTGCAATACGAAGGCACCGGCACACAAGTAGACAGCCTGCTGATGCAGGTACTGCTCAACTACATTGGACTTCGCTTACGGAACAAGCTGCTCTTAGGGAAGCGATAG
- a CDS encoding GNAT family N-acetyltransferase: MNHDYYVNCITQGMDKYLHTLALAEHMQYHQGEVEWISPLPGFAGPSLVFKVSLEEDAASEHIDNLLPDLKTGALPKIWFIPPSSKPANLTAILASKGFRDLSDPEKPEWGMALDLATHLNLPQANPRLHIHRVTSSSEFALWIDVVNEALHGWPMLNQAYYEFWLSRSELSFYLAYLDGVPIATSAAMQTGNQASIEFVSTLQPYRNQGAASALCLKTLHDLHNAGVHTATLRASHEANALYIKLGFKPYFQTIVMSYEE, from the coding sequence ATGAATCACGATTATTATGTGAATTGCATCACTCAGGGAATGGACAAATATTTGCATACCCTGGCGTTGGCAGAACATATGCAATATCATCAGGGGGAGGTGGAATGGATTTCTCCTTTGCCTGGCTTCGCCGGCCCCTCACTGGTTTTTAAAGTATCTCTTGAGGAGGATGCAGCAAGCGAGCATATTGACAATCTGCTGCCTGACTTGAAAACAGGAGCACTTCCAAAAATATGGTTTATCCCGCCAAGCTCCAAGCCTGCAAACCTAACCGCTATCTTAGCCTCTAAAGGATTCAGGGATTTATCCGATCCTGAAAAGCCTGAATGGGGTATGGCGCTAGATTTAGCAACACACCTTAACTTGCCGCAGGCTAATCCGCGACTACATATACACAGGGTTACGTCTTCGTCTGAATTTGCATTATGGATTGATGTGGTGAATGAGGCGCTGCATGGCTGGCCTATGTTGAATCAGGCATATTACGAATTTTGGCTTTCACGCAGCGAGCTATCTTTTTATCTTGCTTACCTGGATGGTGTTCCCATAGCTACCTCGGCTGCCATGCAGACCGGCAATCAGGCATCCATTGAGTTTGTATCTACCCTGCAGCCGTATCGAAATCAAGGTGCTGCAAGCGCTCTGTGCCTCAAAACCCTCCATGATTTACATAACGCAGGTGTACATACAGCAACCTTGAGAGCAAGCCACGAAGCCAATGCGCTTTATATAAAGCTTGGATTTAAGCCTTATTTTCAAACCATAGTTATGTCTTATGAAGAATAG
- a CDS encoding transcriptional regulator translates to MPRFEQQYEEWLDSNLKNESSHRRKELLGKGLGHGTVEFLRKVWFPAIANFDHLFPEWEVRDFNNGYRYLDLAYMPGDAKGGIEIQGYGPHARDLDVRRFKDLCRRHCLLSLDSWTFLPIAYPSIIEEPKQCQQLVLSFIGKFIATDVSSTLTWLEAETLRYARRLLRAFTPLELAKHLKVTDRHSRRILHHLVEQQLLDVAGGQQRYRTYQLRV, encoded by the coding sequence ATGCCGCGATTTGAGCAGCAGTACGAGGAATGGTTAGATAGCAATCTGAAGAATGAGAGCAGCCACAGGCGAAAGGAGCTGCTCGGCAAAGGATTAGGCCACGGAACAGTTGAATTTCTCCGCAAAGTATGGTTTCCGGCAATCGCTAATTTCGATCATTTGTTTCCAGAATGGGAAGTGCGCGATTTCAATAACGGGTACCGCTATCTGGACTTGGCTTATATGCCTGGAGATGCAAAAGGCGGGATTGAGATTCAAGGATATGGACCTCACGCCAGAGATCTGGATGTCAGACGATTCAAGGATTTATGCCGCCGGCATTGCTTACTGTCCCTTGATAGTTGGACTTTTCTTCCTATCGCTTATCCTTCAATTATCGAAGAACCCAAGCAATGTCAGCAATTGGTGTTGTCTTTTATCGGCAAATTCATTGCGACGGATGTTTCTTCCACATTAACTTGGCTGGAAGCGGAGACCCTTCGTTACGCAAGACGTCTGCTCAGAGCATTCACACCTTTGGAGCTTGCTAAGCATCTCAAGGTAACGGATAGACACTCCAGACGAATTCTGCATCATTTGGTTGAACAGCAGTTACTGGATGTTGCTGGAGGACAGCAGCGTTATCGAACATATCAGCTTAGAGTTTAA
- the nrdR gene encoding transcriptional regulator NrdR, translating to MKCPYCDHTNTKVLDSRPANENKSIRRRRECELCSRRFTTFEMIEETPLIVIKKDGSREEFSRDKILRGLIRACEKRPVPVERLEVMVSEVEKSLRGIALAEIESRQIGELVMEQLYPVDEVAYVRFASVYRQFKDINMFMKELKGLLSKNTEELDGL from the coding sequence ATGAAATGCCCTTACTGCGACCACACCAATACCAAAGTCCTGGACTCGCGACCGGCCAATGAGAATAAGTCCATTCGCCGCAGGCGGGAATGCGAGCTGTGCAGCCGCCGTTTCACCACCTTCGAGATGATTGAAGAGACCCCCCTGATTGTGATCAAAAAAGACGGCAGCCGTGAAGAGTTCAGCCGTGACAAAATTCTCCGCGGTCTGATCCGTGCCTGCGAGAAGCGTCCGGTCCCTGTAGAGCGCCTGGAGGTCATGGTATCCGAGGTGGAGAAAAGCCTGCGCGGCATCGCCCTCGCCGAGATCGAGAGCCGCCAGATCGGCGAGCTGGTCATGGAGCAGCTCTATCCTGTCGACGAAGTAGCCTACGTCCGCTTCGCATCCGTGTACCGCCAGTTCAAGGACATTAACATGTTCATGAAGGAACTGAAGGGACTGCTCTCCAAGAACACGGAGGAGCTGGACGGGCTGTAA
- a CDS encoding alpha/beta-type small acid-soluble spore protein, producing MSQNNNSNNLVAPNSRGALEQLKYEVAQELGITLSPDGYQGNKTSYENGSIGGYITKRLVTLAEQQLAGQYK from the coding sequence ATGAGCCAAAATAACAACTCCAATAACCTGGTAGCTCCAAACTCACGCGGTGCCTTGGAACAACTGAAATATGAAGTTGCCCAGGAACTAGGTATCACCCTCTCCCCAGACGGATACCAAGGCAATAAAACTTCTTACGAAAACGGTTCGATCGGTGGTTACATCACTAAACGTCTTGTAACCCTGGCTGAACAGCAATTGGCAGGTCAGTACAAATAA
- a CDS encoding lytic transglycosylase domain-containing protein: MKWLRKKRVLLLLFIGFTAILFLGSNWMSWFYPIHYKAEIRQHSRTYEMDPFLVASIIRVETNYKTGRESKKGALGLMQLMPDTAKWALEKAKLPDVSLERLKEEPSSNIELGTWYLSTLSKQFDGNRIAVIAAYNAGPGKVQSWLDEGQWDGTEASVKDIPFGETRHYVQRVIYYYDQYTELYSEF, encoded by the coding sequence ATGAAGTGGCTGCGCAAAAAAAGAGTCCTGCTGCTGCTGTTTATCGGCTTCACCGCGATCCTGTTTCTCGGCTCCAACTGGATGTCATGGTTTTATCCTATTCATTATAAAGCAGAGATCCGCCAGCACAGCCGGACGTATGAGATGGACCCGTTCCTGGTGGCATCCATTATCCGTGTGGAGACCAATTATAAGACCGGACGCGAATCCAAAAAAGGCGCGCTGGGACTCATGCAGCTTATGCCGGATACCGCTAAGTGGGCGCTCGAAAAGGCCAAGCTCCCCGACGTGTCGCTGGAGCGGCTGAAGGAAGAGCCCTCATCCAATATTGAACTGGGCACCTGGTATTTGTCTACGCTGTCCAAGCAGTTCGACGGCAACCGTATAGCGGTCATCGCCGCCTATAATGCCGGACCCGGCAAGGTGCAGAGCTGGCTGGATGAAGGGCAGTGGGACGGGACAGAAGCCTCTGTGAAGGACATTCCGTTCGGTGAGACGCGTCACTACGTGCAGCGTGTGATTTATTATTATGATCAATACACCGAGCTCTACAGTGAGTTCTAG
- the coaE gene encoding dephospho-CoA kinase (Dephospho-CoA kinase (CoaE) performs the final step in coenzyme A biosynthesis.), protein MIIGLTGGIASGKSTVSALFVRKGAALVDADVIAREVMLPGHPVLAAAVEAFGDRILLPDGSLDRAGLGEIVFRDPEGLKTLNNLTHPAIRKEIKDRMYALEQENPQRLVIVDIPLLYESELDSLFEQIIVVYVPRRVQLARLMERSGMKLEQAEDRLRSQMDIELKRRKANYVIDNSGDPESAELQVARLWDRLGLI, encoded by the coding sequence ATGATTATAGGCTTAACCGGAGGCATAGCTTCGGGAAAAAGCACCGTGTCTGCGCTGTTTGTCCGCAAGGGAGCTGCACTGGTGGACGCCGATGTCATCGCCAGAGAGGTGATGCTCCCCGGACATCCGGTGCTGGCGGCAGCGGTGGAGGCTTTTGGAGACCGCATCCTGTTGCCTGACGGCTCGCTGGACCGGGCGGGGCTTGGCGAGATTGTCTTCCGGGACCCGGAGGGGCTCAAGACATTGAATAACCTGACCCATCCAGCAATCCGCAAGGAGATCAAGGACAGAATGTATGCGCTTGAGCAGGAGAATCCGCAGCGGCTGGTCATTGTCGACATTCCGCTGCTCTACGAATCAGAGCTGGATTCCTTGTTTGAGCAGATTATTGTGGTCTATGTTCCGAGAAGGGTTCAGTTAGCCCGCCTCATGGAGCGCAGCGGAATGAAGCTGGAACAGGCTGAGGACCGGCTGAGGTCGCAGATGGATATTGAACTGAAGCGCAGGAAAGCGAATTATGTGATCGACAATAGCGGTGATCCGGAGTCTGCAGAGCTTCAGGTTGCCCGGCTGTGGGACAGGCTGGGCCTGATATGA
- the ytaF gene encoding sporulation membrane protein YtaF: MLSPLLSLLLLAFALSLDGFGVGITYGLRKMKIPLLSIIIISLCSGVVIYGSMQVGVLLAKVVSPNAASSVGAVILVLMGCWSLFQMLTQKEKEQEETASRQETMLETAAAAQSAETELKPAVFSLELRHLGVVIQILRTPSSADMDASGSISSMEAMILGIALSLDAFGAGLGAALLGFSPWSTSLMIAVFSGTFLLLGMKTGLRLSGSYWMKHAAALPAILLIVMGIMKLL; the protein is encoded by the coding sequence GTGCTGAGCCCATTGTTGTCTTTGCTGTTGCTTGCGTTTGCGCTTAGTCTGGATGGATTTGGTGTAGGCATTACATATGGACTGCGTAAAATGAAAATCCCCTTGCTCTCCATTATCATTATTTCGCTCTGTTCAGGGGTCGTCATTTATGGTTCTATGCAGGTCGGCGTGCTGCTGGCCAAGGTAGTCTCGCCGAATGCCGCTTCCAGTGTCGGAGCGGTTATTCTCGTCTTAATGGGCTGCTGGTCCCTGTTCCAGATGCTGACGCAGAAGGAAAAGGAGCAGGAAGAGACTGCGTCAAGGCAGGAGACCATGCTGGAGACGGCTGCTGCCGCACAGAGTGCTGAGACAGAGCTGAAGCCGGCTGTATTCTCTCTGGAGCTTCGCCATCTGGGCGTGGTGATACAGATTCTCCGCACGCCGTCTTCCGCTGATATGGATGCCTCGGGGAGTATTTCCTCCATGGAAGCTATGATTCTGGGGATCGCGTTATCGCTGGATGCCTTCGGGGCCGGTCTCGGCGCGGCACTGCTCGGATTCAGCCCGTGGTCCACCTCGCTGATGATCGCTGTATTCAGCGGAACCTTTCTGCTGCTGGGGATGAAGACGGGACTACGATTATCCGGCAGCTACTGGATGAAGCATGCGGCTGCGCTGCCCGCGATATTATTAATTGTAATGGGTATAATGAAGTTATTATGA
- the mutM gene encoding DNA-formamidopyrimidine glycosylase — protein sequence MPELPEVETVRRTLNELITGKQIEHVTVRLPRIIQRPDDIQAFAHMLAGHSVVTVERRGKFLRFVFDGLVMVSHLRMEGRYGVYREGELLDKHTHVIFHFTDGTELRYTDVRQFGTMHLFQPGEDLQLKPLNKLGQEPLDADFTLERFKEIVAKRSTKIKPLLLNQEYIVGIGNIYVDESLHRAGIHPEETAKSLSEDQLARLHHAIVATLTEAVNAGGSSVKSYVNGQGESGSYQDQHKIYGRKDQPCANCGTLIEKSVVGGRGTHYCPTCQPVPVVIL from the coding sequence ATGCCGGAATTGCCGGAAGTCGAAACAGTCAGAAGAACACTTAATGAGTTAATTACAGGCAAGCAGATAGAGCATGTCACCGTCCGGCTGCCGCGGATTATTCAGCGCCCGGATGATATTCAGGCCTTCGCCCATATGCTGGCAGGCCATAGTGTGGTTACAGTTGAACGAAGAGGCAAGTTCCTGCGGTTCGTCTTTGACGGGCTGGTGATGGTCTCCCATCTGCGGATGGAGGGCCGTTACGGCGTGTACCGTGAGGGCGAGCTGCTGGACAAGCATACGCATGTTATTTTCCATTTCACGGACGGGACTGAGCTGCGTTATACGGATGTGCGCCAATTCGGGACGATGCATCTGTTCCAGCCGGGAGAGGATCTGCAGCTGAAGCCGCTGAACAAGCTGGGGCAGGAGCCGCTGGATGCCGATTTCACGCTGGAGCGGTTCAAAGAGATTGTCGCGAAGCGGAGCACCAAGATCAAGCCGCTGCTGCTCAATCAGGAATATATAGTAGGTATCGGCAATATTTATGTAGATGAGTCCCTGCATCGTGCAGGCATCCACCCGGAGGAGACCGCGAAGTCCCTCTCGGAGGATCAGCTGGCCAGACTGCACCATGCTATTGTCGCAACACTGACGGAAGCGGTGAATGCCGGAGGCTCCTCCGTGAAGTCGTATGTCAACGGCCAGGGGGAGAGCGGGAGCTATCAGGATCAGCACAAGATCTACGGACGCAAGGATCAGCCGTGTGCCAACTGCGGCACGCTGATTGAGAAGAGCGTGGTCGGCGGACGGGGAACGCATTATTGTCCTACCTGCCAGCCCGTACCTGTAGTGATTCTGTAA